A genomic window from Candidatus Zixiibacteriota bacterium includes:
- a CDS encoding MoxR family ATPase, which translates to MTNTNDTQALQELQNSYSQIKSEIAKVIIGQEAVVEQLLIALLAQGHCLLVGVPGLAKTLLISTLARILDLKFNRIQFTPDLMPSDITGTEIIEEDHASGKREFKFVHGPVFANIILADEINRTPPKTQAALLQAMQEHEVTAAGTTYKLDEPFFVLATQNPIEQEGTYPLPEAQLDRFMFNVYVDYPSLSEEEEIVMTTTAAPTAELEKSLSAEQIITLQNLVRTVPVSEHLVSYAVRLARSTRPNEDGAPDFIKNWVSWGAGPRAGQYLILAAKTRAILDGRPTPSVDDVRFAAIPVLRHRIVTSFNAEAEGIDTIAIINKLLETVKEKP; encoded by the coding sequence GTGACCAATACAAACGACACTCAGGCTCTGCAGGAATTACAGAATTCATATTCCCAGATTAAAAGCGAGATCGCAAAGGTCATTATCGGCCAAGAAGCTGTTGTGGAGCAACTTCTTATTGCTCTTCTGGCGCAGGGACACTGCCTTCTTGTCGGTGTTCCGGGGTTGGCCAAAACACTACTTATATCGACTCTGGCCCGAATTCTCGATTTGAAATTCAACCGGATTCAGTTTACCCCCGATTTGATGCCGTCCGATATCACCGGGACGGAGATTATCGAAGAAGATCATGCGTCCGGTAAGCGCGAATTCAAATTTGTGCATGGTCCTGTCTTTGCCAATATAATTTTGGCCGACGAAATCAACCGAACGCCTCCGAAAACACAGGCGGCGCTTCTTCAGGCGATGCAGGAGCATGAAGTCACCGCGGCGGGAACGACATATAAGCTCGACGAGCCGTTTTTTGTCCTGGCGACGCAGAATCCGATTGAGCAGGAGGGGACGTATCCGCTTCCGGAAGCGCAGCTCGACCGGTTTATGTTCAATGTCTATGTCGATTACCCGTCTTTGTCCGAAGAAGAAGAAATCGTGATGACCACGACGGCGGCTCCGACAGCGGAACTCGAAAAATCCTTGAGCGCCGAACAGATCATAACGCTTCAAAATCTGGTCCGGACAGTTCCGGTATCCGAGCATCTGGTATCATACGCGGTTCGGTTGGCGCGCTCGACGCGACCTAACGAAGACGGCGCGCCCGATTTTATCAAAAACTGGGTGTCATGGGGCGCAGGGCCCAGGGCCGGGCAATATTTGATTCTCGCCGCCAAAACGCGAGCGATTTTGGACGGCCGCCCGACGCCGTCGGTGGATGATGTCAGATTCGCGGCTATCCCCGTTCTTCGCCACCGCATCGTAACCTCGTTCAATGCCGAAGCCGAAGGCATCGACACGATTGCGATTATAAATAAGTTACTTGAGACAGTGAAAGAGAAGCCGTAA
- a CDS encoding polymer-forming cytoskeletal protein: MKIKNNKNEEIKMDGKMNTIIGKDSTITGTIDVKGPLRIDGRIKGQVNCEDTVTIGAGGNIEAEVNCRNASIAGKLKGNVVAKEKVELQAQAEIRGDIKTKSLVIEQGAVFCGSCNMKEGESISTNSYTEAAAKVRKDTSETVK, encoded by the coding sequence ATGAAGATTAAAAACAATAAAAACGAAGAGATCAAAATGGATGGAAAAATGAACACCATTATCGGCAAGGACTCGACCATTACCGGGACAATTGACGTCAAGGGTCCGCTTCGCATCGACGGCAGGATTAAAGGCCAGGTTAATTGCGAAGATACTGTTACAATCGGCGCCGGCGGAAATATCGAGGCCGAGGTCAATTGCCGCAACGCGTCGATTGCCGGGAAGCTCAAGGGCAATGTCGTTGCCAAAGAAAAAGTCGAACTGCAGGCCCAGGCCGAAATTAGAGGTGACATAAAGACCAAATCGCTGGTTATTGAACAGGGCGCTGTATTTTGCGGCTCGTGCAATATGAAGGAAGGCGAGTCGATTTCGACCAATAGTTACACCGAAGCAGCCGCCAAAGTTCGAAAAGATACATCTGAAACTGTCAAGTAG
- a CDS encoding M23 family metallopeptidase — MAGRYLTFMIVPDDQAEPKRFRLAVWFYRTLIVFIGLVLVAPIAYVIIYFNIVSMAADAERLAEENESLRRYQYKVQILEQSLLETRQLMADVAAIAGLDSVLLADLYGEDETFTESHTQTRPGSISRSLPPSSPIPDGLPAIGWITRGYSEIQGKRHEGVDLAMAVGSPVYSSAFGEVVFAGERDEFGKTVIVKNNDSIETLYGHNSALLVQAGDTIFAGQRIALSGNTGQSSAPHLHYEIRINGKAVNPIKYFAYED, encoded by the coding sequence ATGGCCGGACGTTATTTGACATTCATGATTGTGCCGGATGATCAGGCGGAGCCGAAACGGTTTCGCCTGGCGGTCTGGTTTTATCGTACGCTGATAGTATTTATCGGTCTGGTCCTGGTCGCGCCGATCGCGTATGTGATTATATATTTTAATATCGTTTCCATGGCGGCCGATGCCGAGCGATTGGCTGAGGAGAACGAATCGCTCAGGCGTTATCAGTATAAAGTTCAGATACTGGAACAATCGCTTTTGGAGACGCGCCAGCTTATGGCCGACGTCGCCGCTATAGCGGGATTGGATTCGGTCCTGTTAGCTGATTTATACGGCGAAGATGAAACGTTTACCGAAAGCCATACTCAGACTCGCCCGGGATCGATATCGAGATCATTGCCGCCGTCCTCTCCGATTCCGGATGGGCTTCCCGCGATAGGATGGATCACGCGCGGGTATTCGGAAATTCAGGGAAAGCGTCACGAGGGAGTTGATCTGGCGATGGCGGTCGGTTCGCCGGTTTATTCGTCCGCTTTTGGGGAAGTGGTTTTTGCCGGAGAACGAGATGAATTTGGCAAAACGGTGATTGTCAAAAACAATGATAGTATCGAAACGCTGTACGGTCACAATAGCGCTCTTCTGGTGCAGGCAGGCGATACGATTTTCGCGGGGCAGCGGATCGCGCTATCGGGCAACACCGGACAAAGCTCGGCCCCGCATCTGCATTATGAAATCAGAATTAACGGAAAGGCTGTTAACCCTATAAAGTATTTTGCGTATGAAGATTAA